The genome window TGCAGCGGGGGATTAGATAGCCATCATAGACACTTAAATAATTCATCCATTGTTAAGTGAATATCTTTTGCTATTTGACGCAATAGAATTGGTGAAATATCTTTACTCTTATGAAATGGAACTGTAGTTACTCTACCATCATTATGTCGAAATTGCTTGTGTGAACCCCTCT of Candidatus Cloacimonadota bacterium contains these proteins:
- a CDS encoding type II toxin-antitoxin system HicA family toxin, producing the protein RGSHKQFRHNDGRVTTVPFHKSKDISPILLRQIAKDIHLTMDELFKCL